The proteins below are encoded in one region of Hordeum vulgare subsp. vulgare chromosome 3H, MorexV3_pseudomolecules_assembly, whole genome shotgun sequence:
- the LOC123440822 gene encoding uncharacterized protein LOC123440822 encodes MVSVESRTQSEGSTGSKTSSMEAPPAVIHFEMGGMNESPTNWSKNTKDDATSKDLSNNIKGKPKKMDWKEVDVPSWLQELKSYNDGDWKVLVNRQNGRNDWKYIHQRYKKTFRSAPGVRFFLDGKEMNQVFKEEKLRKRKENDTNSEASGPSKPKGGRKAADTRTRALTIGNPVQYVPEKLPVGFI; translated from the exons ATGGTCTCCGTAGAGTCAAGAACCCAATCTGAGGGAAGCACCGGGTCGAAGACATCCTCGATGGAAGCCCCTCCAGCGGTGATTCATTTTGAGATGGGAGGTATGAACGAATCACCAACCAATTGGTCCAAGAACACAAAGGACGACGCAACGAGCAAGGACTTGTCCAATAACATCAAGGGAAAGCCAAAAAAGATGGATTGGAAGGAGGTTGATGTTCCGAGCTGGCTGCAGGAACTAAAATCATACAACGATGGTGACTGGAAGGTCCTCGTCAATAGGCAAAACGGCAGGAATGACTGG AAGTACATCCATCAAAGATATAAAAAAACATTTCGCTCTGCACCTGGTGTCCGTTTCTTCCTGGATGGCAAAGAGATGAACCAGGTGTTTAAAGAAGAAAAACTACGAAAGAGG AAGGAGAATGATACCAATAGTGAGGCAAGTG GTCCAAGTAAACCTAAAGGAGGAAGGAAGGCTGCTGATACTAGGACAAGGGCTTTGACGATTGGAAACCCAGTCCAGTATGTTCCGGAGAAGCTTCCAGTAGGTTTCATATAA